The stretch of DNA CCGTTTGTTCCCGATTACATTCTCCGATAAGACGGCTTGGTTCAAAGGTATTTTTATTAGCCAATCGACGTTTATTGGAGTGGAGGTCTATCTGTTTTTACGAAAATATGTAAAAAAAGATAACTCCATCAAAGGAGTTCCGCTATTCATTTATCAAAACATCTGGCTTTTCTTTTTTTTAACCCTCCTTCTTTTCGTTCAAATGTTTTTCCCCGTGAATATTGCCAAGAATATCGGGGAGCCTATCATCTACATTTTAAAGTCCCAGCAAGTGACATTCGTCGAAAGGCTTGATTTGTTTTTCCTTTTCATTTGGATGACGTGGAGTATCGTGACGATCACGCTCTATTCATTCATCAGCTTGTATGAACTTCGGGGGCATGCAAAGAAGAGCTACAAGCGAAATGCAATTATCTATCATGTGCTGATTACTTTGGTTCCCCTTCTTTTCTTAACGAAAGAAAGGGTCGAGTTCATCAGGAGTACCC from Bacillus sp. OxB-1 encodes:
- a CDS encoding GerAB/ArcD/ProY family transporter — encoded protein: MVISRVLVLVVVTFIAFIEYTLAIWIFPNTPQIVIVGVLVGVSLYANVSRAATAINLPVLLIPMIPLFMLALLLVIPDLVWTRLFPITFSDKTAWFKGIFISQSTFIGVEVYLFLRKYVKKDNSIKGVPLFIYQNIWLFFFLTLLLFVQMFFPVNIAKNIGEPIIYILKSQQVTFVERLDLFFLFIWMTWSIVTITLYSFISLYELRGHAKKSYKRNAIIYHVLITLVPLLFLTKERVEFIRSTLVYFHLFFSILLPVFVVLMDRRKPS